DNA sequence from the Osmia lignaria lignaria isolate PbOS001 chromosome 2, iyOsmLign1, whole genome shotgun sequence genome:
AGGACTACCAGTGCTAATTACTCCATTTCTCTAAAAATATGTATGAAACTATCATAACATTTATAATAATCagaacaatttcaatttattttaaggATAATTACAATGCACATTTTCCTTGTCCTCCTTGGTGCAAATTGTCCTTTAAAATTGCGTCTGTAAGGTTTCCATACTGGATCATTCCCATAAGTTGTTTTATAAGCTAAAATACAGTTTTAACCATATGATCAACAATATATGGAGAAGAATTCATATCATATAAAAGCTTACCACTACtctctaaatattttatactagTTTCAACAGGAATAATTTTACTTCTATCTTTTGAAGGATCAATTTTTTTAGATTGTTCTGTTCCTTCTACTTCTTCGACAAAATGTACAAACGTAGAATGTACAAATTTCACAGGTGTAAcctaaaatataatttcaaatgtaTAAACATAGataataattactttaataacCCTTACTTTTGCACTTAAGGTGGTTCGCCAAACTGATCCAGCTAAGAACAacttatttaatatcaatgacattatatttttatttatatatttcttttcaaaaaatctatagcactaatatatataattacccAGCATTCCTACTTTCATATGATAAAATTGAGACCCGGAAATTCATTGGTAAGAGAAAATAGTCAATTAAGATACAGTTAGAATTATTAATTTCGCATTTTCAGAGTTATTAAATTAtggttataatattttttattattaatttttatatttctttgctCTAATTGATTCCGTAGTAATTCAAACAGGtcttataaaatattacaaaacaaaTGCTGAAAACCGTTTCATTACTAGATTACAAAAATCTTTTACGAacatatacaaaaatatttttttcctatAAAAACATGTATTATCTAAAATATATCATGAATTGTTAATAAACTGTATTTTATAAAGTTGCTGATATGACTAGGAACAATCTTAGTTCATATTGAGTTAGTCAAAAGAATCATTATTtcattacattaaaatttttttaacgattaacaaattgattattattaaattaaatagttttaatattttatagataTATATTTGTAATTAACTGTCCATAATGTcagtataatatgtaataaaataaagtatcaTTTGACTCAGATGACGAAAACAAGACACTTCCGACTTGGGCGTAACAGCAGCTTCTACGTAGTTAGgtgagaataattttatttaagttaAAAGTAAATTTCGGAATTGTTCAACAAGATATCACAAGAAAATCAACATTAaggtaataaaagtaaaatttaaacaatgtttGATTACAGATGGCAGCTGAAGAAGAAGATATTTACGGATTTTGGACAATCTTGTAGCGTTTGCCGATGCGTAGCCTATTTTCATCAAAGCGTAGGGCCACGTCGTTCTCGTGTATAGGAAATGTTAAATTTCTTATACACTCCTGTGAACATTTATTTTCCATAAAAAGGATTTAATTGTTAATCAAATGTGAGTGGCTTTTCTGTCGTTCAAAAAAGCCGAAGTTTTTTTTGACagcgtttcatttcgaataactAGCAGAATCTGGTAcagttttcattatatttttatcacaCAGCTATATATATTTCGTAttggatataataaaaatagacaaaaattaatattaaaatatttgaggGATAGGCAGCATAGAACTATTAATGCAGTAGTGATGTAACTTCGTTGTATCGTTGGGATTGTCGGGTTTTCACGCTGAAAATTGCATGCAAGGTATCTATTTTATGTTAAAATTGCAAGAGTGATAATCGAATATTATTTGAACGCTATAAAAAGTGTTAGTGATTGCATATGCCTAAGAAAACTACGATTttggtaaaaattttaatataaatggaTCATCATGGTGAGCTATAAATAGAAGTTGCTCGGTGATGTCAAGTGAAAGGGTGGGGTCATAACAGTTATTGGCTGACGTTAAAAGGGATTCGAAATGTGATTGGTTGGTTGTGTAACCATTCTGGGTGGGAGGATATGCGCAGAAGTATTGCGCAGGAAGAGATTCGCCAGTTGACCATCCAGTGATCACC
Encoded proteins:
- the mRpS18B gene encoding mitochondrial ribosomal protein S18B: MSLILNKLFLAGSVWRTTLSAKVTPVKFVHSTFVHFVEEVEGTEQSKKIDPSKDRSKIIPVETSIKYLESSAYKTTYGNDPVWKPYRRNFKGQFAPRRTRKMCIRNGVISTGSPCPICRDEYLVLDYRNIELLKQFVSQYTGETLDPSCTGLCQRAHKDLLVALMKAKEYGLLIHDVPYRYYDYLEWKN